From a single Actinomycetota bacterium genomic region:
- a CDS encoding HD-GYP domain-containing protein: MARAQPARAGEELLAPFRVLAGGEDLATAGPALLERACQALEAVEGVLLLDDGGLVPGPSWGRPGGDGPLGRRPGDQALAAAAAGSGQPGPAGPGAVEAWCPMVVEGRAVGVLALRRPAGRPFAGGDLAAVELLATGAALAADRLRFLRLWTRKLEQADAAHSQLLRYADDLRTTFSAERRRAEELGEALDGLELAYTATVRALASAVEAKDAYTGGHLSRVTQYGAEACRALGGDLATTPGLEYAFLLHDLGKIGVPDAVLNKAGPLTDEEWALMREHPAIGLRILEGVPHMDVVRAVVCSHHERWDGAGYPEGRKGEQIPLAARVFAAVDAFDAITTDRPYRAAASLDEALHRLREASGTQFAPDAVDAIHLVDRGRLAAIQATANRGR; this comes from the coding sequence CTGGCGGGCGGCGAGGACCTGGCCACGGCCGGCCCCGCCCTGCTGGAGCGCGCCTGCCAGGCCCTCGAGGCGGTCGAGGGCGTGCTCCTGCTGGACGACGGCGGCCTCGTCCCCGGGCCCTCCTGGGGCCGGCCGGGCGGGGACGGGCCGCTCGGGCGCCGGCCCGGCGACCAGGCGCTGGCCGCGGCCGCGGCCGGCTCCGGCCAGCCGGGACCGGCCGGGCCCGGGGCCGTCGAGGCCTGGTGCCCGATGGTGGTCGAGGGCCGGGCGGTGGGGGTGCTCGCCCTGCGCCGGCCCGCCGGGCGGCCCTTCGCCGGCGGCGACCTGGCCGCCGTGGAGCTGCTGGCCACCGGGGCCGCGCTGGCCGCCGACCGGCTGCGCTTCCTGCGGCTGTGGACGCGCAAGCTCGAGCAGGCCGACGCCGCCCACTCCCAGCTGCTGCGCTACGCCGACGACCTGCGGACCACCTTCTCGGCCGAGCGGCGGCGGGCCGAGGAGCTGGGCGAGGCCCTGGACGGGCTCGAGCTGGCCTACACGGCCACCGTGCGCGCCCTGGCCAGCGCCGTCGAGGCCAAGGACGCCTACACCGGCGGCCACCTCTCCCGGGTCACCCAGTACGGGGCCGAGGCCTGCCGGGCCCTCGGCGGCGACCTGGCCACGACCCCCGGCCTGGAGTACGCCTTCCTCCTCCACGACCTGGGCAAGATCGGCGTGCCTGATGCCGTCCTCAACAAGGCCGGGCCCCTGACCGACGAGGAGTGGGCCCTGATGCGCGAGCACCCGGCCATCGGCCTGCGCATCCTCGAGGGGGTGCCGCACATGGACGTGGTCCGGGCGGTCGTCTGCTCCCACCACGAGCGCTGGGACGGGGCCGGCTACCCGGAGGGCCGCAAGGGCGAGCAGATCCCCCTGGCCGCCCGGGTGTTCGCGGCCGTCGACGCCTTCGACGCCATCACCACCGACCGCCCCTACCGGGCCGCCGCCAGCCTCGACGAAGCCCTCCACCGGCTGCGCGAGGCCTCCGGCACCCAGTTCGCCCCCGACGCCGTCGACGCCATCCACCTGGTCGACCGGGGACGGCTGGCGGCGATCCAGGCCACCGCGAACCGCGGGCGCTAG